CAAAACTTCGGGTCCATGGCCAGGAAAAACCCCAAaccttaatcccattgagaacTTGTGGTCAATCCTTAAGAGGCGGGTGggcaaaaacccacaaattctgacaaacaccaagcattgattatgcaagaatgggcTGCCATCACTCATGATGTGGCCCAGAAGTTAATTGACAGCATGTCAGGGTGGATTGCAGAGATCTTGAAAAAGAACATTGATTCTTTGCATAATTGTCAATaaaggcctttgacacttatgaaatgcttgtaattatacttcagtataccatagtaacatctgacaaaaataatctaaaaacgctgaagcagcaaactttaTGAAGACCAATACTTGAGTCATTCTCAATATTTTTGGCCATGCCTGTACTGTGTACATGTCCTGTTTTACCAATATACAGcgctgtagaatatgatggtggtatatataataacaataaaaacaaagcagaaataATTTTAGTTTCGGTAGCAAAAGTCAATCAGTGCCTGCTTATATGTCAccaattttacatgattaagaTAAGGTGCAGTCATGTAGTAAGTACAGTATGGGGGaagtataactgactaattggttcctttccataagtctatacattgctggtcagcaatatctAAAACATTTATGTGTCCTGGgaaacatggccaatgtggtcacaaTAAATAGGTATGAATATGTTTTAGAAAAGAAGGTCCCTGCCCCATAAAGCCTACAGTCTCATTaacacacaaccccccccccccaattttctCCAGTTTTACATGACtttttacagatatatatatatatcacattacgaagccactcctccAGAAGTGGGAGTGCTCCGGGTTGCCTCTCCTGTGAGGTTCCCAGGCAGGGATGGACTGGCGATGACGGAGCGGCCCTTGCTATTTAAAGCCAGCTGCTGGCCAAAGGCGTAAGTGTGGTCGGCATCTGGATATCCTAAGCCACACAcaagtttttatgctcacatagtgTGCGGATGGGCATATCCGGCATTTGCTTCAGCGCACTGGCAACCAGGAGATGTGCTCGGCTGATCTCctgcaagacaaaaaaaaggggagatGCAAATGCATGATGAATGCCTCTATACATTTTTAAGGtggaaaaatttaatttaaaggagACAATCAGCCCTCATTTGTGTTAAAGCATAAATGGTACAGTTATTTTACTCTgtaaacactttcaaaacaatTGGAGAAGACAATACAACTTCGtttaaacacaatttttttaacaACATAGTGAAGTATACATAATTAGAATTTTGATAAAAGTATCAGTTTATGCATTTCTATTATAATTTGACTTCATGTAGACTTTTACTATATACAGAAATAGAATTAGAActcatagcaataaacatgcaGTATCTTTTTTAACCAGGATCATGATGTGTTGATGAGTTGGTTCAGATTGGAATCACCTGGACCATTTTCTTGTAATAAATAAACCCTGAAAGTTGTGCATTCTGTGTAACTTGAATACTGCTTGGTTGCATTTGTAAGTTCAGATTTTTTGTCATGATCTTTTAGCTCGGGAATGGCTTCTGGGATGCCTAATGATGAGGAAGTGGATGTCATGAGCATCAAGGAGTTTGACCCGGttgagatggaaaaaaaaatgtcatttttaaatattgactTTCATCAATGTGCTgcagaacaaaatgaaaaacatgccGCCATACGCCAGCAATTGGGGAACAAGTACAATTTTGAAATGAGAAACGAAGTCAGGAGGTTGAAGTCTTTCTACACATTTAAGAAACTTTCTTCTTGGTGCCCGAAGTTGATGGCtgctgctggttttttttttacaggagtAGAGCTCAGTGTCCAGTGCTTTTGCTGCGGGCTTGTTTTCTGCACAGCAAGTCTGAGTACTCCTCCATATGAAGATCATATTAAACACAATCCTACATGTGCCTTTATCAGAGGCAAAGATGTTGGTAACATCTCAAAGTATGACATGCGTGTTCAGCTGCCAGAGCACAATCAGGAAAAATTGGGAGAGTTTATAGAAGAGGAAATTAGGTTAACATCCTTTGTTGGTTGGCCTTTCTATGCCAAGATCCCATCAGATATACTCGCCAAAGCAGGATTCTTCTTTACAGGTGAGGATACAATGTTTTCATTAGCTGAAGCTCCGTAGGTCACTTTATAATTCCAAGCAAAGGCCAGATTAATTGATGTGATTATATGTAGTAATTCAGATTTATGTTTTATgatatacatagttacatagttacatagttagataggctgaaaaaagacatgcatccatcaagttcagcctttcctatatctgtttatttgttgctgttgatccaaaagatcATTCTTCCTATTTATTGTAATGATAAAAGTAACAACTGCATTTAAAAGCTGGATACACTGCAACTACATAATTGGTTGTAGGCATTGTCCCAAAGAATTTGCCAGCCATGGATAAAGTCAccaaaaataactatttatcTTCCTTTTCCCTTGTGCACTCACACTCCAGATTTTAACATGACAAGCTAAACTTTAACAGCTAAAAAGCAccagacatgcattttaaccagGTAGCTGAGGATGGCAGCAGTGTCAGATTCATTTTTGAAATTCAAGAACCTCACccatggggcaagaggggcagTAGCCCTGGTGCTGCAAGGTGAGTGACTCCCTCTGAGCCTACTTCAGCTTCCAGAAGCAGACTTGATGCCAGCCTGAGTCCTACACCATTATTCTGCTGCTATGAAATCTGTGAGAGCCATAATCTAGGATCATTTGTCTCTACTAATGTGGGTCGAGGATGGGAGCTACAGACCAGCTGGAACCTTCAGTGGTGGACCAATTTATGTTGGATCCGGTTGCCAGGTTACATGGGCCCAGTGGGAAATGTACCAGCCATTGGGTTCTTTTGAAGCATAAAGCCAATCTTTATTCGCCATTACAACACTGTGAGGGTCAGTGGGCAACATGTTTGAAACATTATTTTCATTGTCTTACGTTATCTAGACAGGAAGCAGAAATTATTTGGTTGTTATCAAACATCTAGTGgattaaacataaacatttttgttgaaaaCATAATGGAAAACCTATTTTTAGCAGCTGACATTCTGCTTTTTATGTGTATTCAATATGCTGAACTTGCtgttatataaagaaaaggGTTTGAACTGTATTTTTGTGCCTCcttcaggaaaaaaagacacaGTGCAGTGCTTCTCCTGTTTGGGATGTTTGGGAAATTGGGAAGAAAATGATGATCCCTGGAGAGAACATGCAAAGTGGTTTCCAGAGTAAGAGctactgtgttttattttaacctaCGTCATAATATTCTGTTTCAAGTAGATGggcttttgtgtgtttgttagatGCTTTCTGATGTTAAAAAGTGGCCAGTAAGGAGGTCGCTTTATGCAATGAACCAATAGCAAATCATACAAAATGATGATAATATGCCAGCGTACTGCCTTTTATAGATACAGTTATTTTTTACTCCACAAAACAGTGGATAACAGTGATGATTTGTGTGAAAGGGTgagtgttaatgtgtttgtgttgtaATTActttgtatgtataagtgtatgttagcactggtttgtgttagcatgcgtgtataagagagtgttatgagtatgtatatattagtgtatgttagtgtgaatgtgtgttagcacaTTAATATTCATGGGTTTGTGTTAATTCAATAGGCTATTCCTCCATTTTCATCAGTTCGCAGGCATTTTACACTGCTTAGGAACTATTCCTCACATGTCTTACCATACTATTTTTAAGGTGCAAATATTTAAGAAGTAAGAAAACGCCAGAAGAAATCAGACTGTACGCTAAATATTACAATGGATTTTCTGGATTTACggtaaattgatttttttcagaCACAATACAGTCAATCAATTTCATTAAGGGCATAGTTGATTAGTGCTCAAATAATTGTATAATTTGAATGTATATTGAGACATTTACCTTTCAGGGAACGCATTTCACTGAAGTTCTTGGTGATAGGATTTTCCCTTCAGAAGCAAGTAAGTATTAACATGAAATGTAGTAAATTCTCATCcttggtttgatttttttttttacagtttttgttttgcagCTTTCCAACAGAACCCTGTATAACCACTTGAGTATATTATATGACATTTTAATTCAATATAGCATGCAACATATTTGCATTCTGCAAGAAATAAAGTTGTTAGTCTCCCCATAATAtcaattaagatttttttaaaaaaaatctatttcctAATATCCACTGGGCAGATGGTGATAACTTCACAGTTGCTTTACCTGTTTTCACTCACACTCCGAGTCCAAATATTTTTTGACCATGTACCATCAATCAGCACGTTTTGCCCAGGTCCCACCTATTGCTTAACTTGAAAGCATTCTTCATTGATTTTTGATCTGTAGCAAGCACCAATTATAGGGTTGTCTATAGGACTCTGCAATGATATAGATTCATTGAAAGGAAAAAATTGCATTAggtgccatcactatatatctTACAATCAAATGGTTCCAGGTTTTTAGGGGCCATAAACAAAACGATTTAATGGGCCTATCTTAAGTACAATGGATGAAAATGGATAATTATAGATAAACAAAAGAACATAATACTTATGATCACGAGTTGTTAATGAACAAGATCATAGATAGAAATCTGTGCCTCGTCCCTGCTTCTCAGTGTAATTGCTGAGAACTCCAATGTATGAGATCGTCCCTTTTATGCATTTCACTTACCATACATGCGCTACTACCAGCATTCATCCACAGCACACTTAGTGCTATTTCGTGATAATTTGTTAGCAATGTAAAAAAACTGTTAGTACCTTTTGGAGAGAGATTCCATTCTGGCTGCAATTAtgcatgtattatgtattactTCTTTTGAAGGGTTGGCAAACACCAACATTTTTGAGAACGAAGCAGTTCGCCTCGATTCATTTAAGAGATGGCCAGAGAATGCCCACGTAGAACCTGCGGATCTAGCAAAAGCTGGATTTTACTACACAGgtgaaaacatatttacatttatggATGATCtctgattaaccccttactgacaaagcccgtacatgtatggactcaaaatgcattgttttcaatgggtttagggactgcccattgtccttaaggggttaaaaaaggaaTTAAGTACAGTGCCACTAATATGGACACCCTTGCTAAAAATGAGCAAAGAAGGTTATGTAAATAGGAAGAGGAAATTGTTCCACCATGActtataaatattaggtaacacataggccaaatttCCTTAGCCATTCATCACAATaggtaagaccaaggaatatagctgtgatgtgcgggaaaaaggttgttgagctttACAAATTGGGAAGTGGTTacaagaaaatagcaaaagcattgaaaatccaactaacttctgcaattctccaaGGATCAAagctggagaattgcagaagttagttCCGTCatggggtcagaaagtctccaaaactataATCAGACATCACCTCAGTCTCCACCACGTTttttggaagggtttcaagaGAAAAGCCTCTactccaaaaacaaactcagcCATTAAAATTGGCCGTGGTTGGAACTTCCAGTAGGACAATGATCTAAACACACAtcaaaatcaatacaaaaatgatttactgaccataaaatcaaggtcctaccatggccaCCCCAGTCCTctgacttgaaccccatagaaaacctgtaGGTTAAACTGAAGAGCAGAGTCCACCAGTGTCAACCTcgaaatttgaaggatctggagagaatggtctcagatcccttgccataTATTCTCCAACCttcaggcattataggagaagactcagagctgttatcttggcaaagggaggtagtACAAAGTATTGAGTAAAAGGGTGCCAATGATTATGTcctagagtatatatatatatatatatatatatatatatatatatgtgtgtgttcagcaacagctACTTTCTCATTCCAGGACTGTCTGATACTGTTAAGTGCTTTACTTGTGGTATCTGCTTACAATTATTTGAACCAGGGGATGATCCCCATAAAGAACACCTGAAGTACAGCTCGGGGTAGGTGAACTGTTAACTTGGCCTCAAATATGAGATGCATAttttttagcataactaaatcaattttttaaaactacatGTGGGTTGTGATTTTTGTTGGTCAATCAGGGTAATTGTTTTTGAagccattttgtttaaaagttcATCTTATGGAGGCTGACAGGCTGTGTGTGGCACATCCAGCtttatcaataataaataatatccaGCGGTCAACTGCCTTTTCTCatagtatatataattaaagcTGTTCCACATACACATGTACCACATGCTAAAAGGGCCCACTCATTCTCCAATGGGCGAATGAGGAAGATGCCAAAAATGTACATtgccttcatttttttccctttcttattGTATACAAATgtcaatgtttttaattttaactgaTTTTTCCCTCATGCAGATGTGGGTTTTTACAGAAACTGATGCTTGTGAAACACACAGGCATGAAAAGCAAAAGCCAGAAAATGAGCATGCAACTTCAGGTAAAATACCAAATGAATGTTGCAGGAATTGTATAACAGTATTTTATcaaatgaacaggaatacacatatcttaacatttttggtatctataatacagttagtcagcatatgttatatacaaacagaaaaccaatagccattttaaggtccccccttaattcataatgcaccttacttatagatatgcccctcttagggtgaccacaatgggactttaagtcccgggtcccgggcagcctcaatctgggacaatgcattgtcctggaaTTGAAACACCTTCGGAGGAGAGGGGCGCAGAGGGgtcgctcatgaagttttcagcaaccgctcggcacccctcactctcctccacAAGACCTCTAGCTTGGTCAtggtgccagcatttcatgctgaTCACCGGAATATGACCAGTGAAGCAGTgcgcaccgcagcagagcagtGAGAGAGAGtcctcgcgctcccaccgcagaTAGTAGATAgtagagaagggagggagagggggggtagatagtgagaagggagggagaggggggtagatagtgagaagggagggagagggggtagatagtggggaagggggtagtaagagtattgaaataaataaagagtgagaatgagtgtgaaaatgtatgaattaatgtgcggGTTAATTGtctaaatgagtgagagtatgaattaatgtgtggatgaatttgtaagaatacattaatgaatatgtgtaaatgatttgtgtgaatgagtgagagaataaatgattgtgtgaattaattatgtgaatgaaagtgtgaattagtgagtgactgtaaaagtatttttatgtattatctatgtgtaattgttttgtagAAAGGCAACGAAGGCACAAggagggtgtttatgggacaaagatggcataggacgagctgtttggggacaaagttgactaatgctgggctgtttggggacaaatatggcaagtcctatgtgtgtaatttgggtgctggtcaggtcctatgtgggcagtgtggatgctggctttggggtgtgcaacctgtgatttatGCCTGCAATTTAGGGTGTTTCTATAcctgctgagtttttatgtgaattccaattgatctatacctgcaaagctgggtttgtgtgttattctgttgatccatatctccatttctgctatgctatgttttcatacattatttatgtatacctgcaaatataaggtttgtatgtcttattcagttgatctatacatgcaagtgctgttttatgtgtttatttgatctatacctattttttgCTGCGgaagcggagggagtgattgcatgctagggagcgtggagcggggGCCCAGGGAAGTGCTTGCATATGGTtcaattatttcaataaaaaaatgtcttggcAGCAGGgtccggtgctccgtcatagaagcccccgcggaagtgccagcagcagaagttgtctgcgtgcatcgcacaaaTGTTCACTGGCTGCTatgtgtgcagacaacctccgctgctgctggccggtacgtCCACTGGAGcatctatggtggagcactggaaggtcatgtaatgCTGGCGCTCCTTCATataagccccggcggaagtgccagcagcatcGGGGGTTGTGTACAGACGTCCACCAACTGCTcaagaggaggatccgggtcccctgcagcgctgtgggggatctggattctaaccctgctgcttgctcacagcagggctaaatgaaaaagaaaaaataaacacctgCCTGGTGCCTGGAACTGCAGGTCCCGGGCGTCGGCCAATATGAATTGTGCATCCctgtgctaaaccccgattataggccgcacccctactttaaagacttaaagtggggggggagtgcagcctatatttgggcaaatacggtatgatTGTAACAATTGCATAAAATATCctttcctatttttttctaCCAGTTTGGAGTTTCAGAAACAAATGTTAACGATACGAAACATGGTAAGTAGctcattctttttttacacttaAGTGTATCGTGACCtacattttaatcatttatAATAATCTTGGGTATATTCTTATCCACTCATTAACATGGATACTACTTGATCCTGAAGGAAGATATCGTTTATGAAACCTTTTGTTGTAGAGACACATAAGCTTAAAAATGTCACATGTGCTGAAGGCTTATGTGACTCTTAATCTATGAACTCTAGTCCACTAAAAGGAAGCACAAAACTACTGGATTAACATTCAGatctgtgaaaaagtattttcctctttcctgattttctgtgtttctgttgCACTTAAATATTTAAGATCATCAAACTTATTTCCATCAAAGATAATCTgagtaaatacaaaatgcagcttttaaatgatgatcTCATGTATAGTAGGAAAAAGCTATACAACCATACCTGatcccatgtgaaaaagtaattgcccccttagtcACTAAATCAgccaattaaccaaatgtaattgataattgggtcaaatttcactagacacacagGCGTGATTACTaccagccctgttgaatctagattgtaaactaaaaaacagggctctctccacctaatgtttcggtttgtcttagtctgtcaattctagttttgtcgtaccccttgaatatatgtattgtattaagcgctacgAAAATTGTTGGttctatataaacaaaagataatagtactaataaatattaattaaatagttaatatgcacaccaattggttgatgccagaggaggcccctgcagacgaccaatagactcactcgcatggccctttaactcctgacgacgaacttacggatttccgctcctgttaacccctgcgatgctgcgtagatagcgggagcagaaatccgtaggtttgcctTCAGGAGCTAAACTTTAAAGacgagacaggccaagttccctgtcaggagttaaagggctgtgcaaacgactcaattggttgatgccataggaggcccctgcaggcagccaataggctcactcgcacggtcctttaactcctgacggcgcaacttggcctggggagaccatggacCAAGTTCCGCGTCAGAAGTTaaaggtgtacttcattggttgatggcagaggatgcccctgcaggcgaccaatagagttgctcacacagacatttaaaatcctggtgccaaagctgctgtgtagtgcGTGCCaggttaaccccgtattaactccttctacaaaaaaggctaaaaaaaaacgaaggaaaaaaaaacgaacactgAGAATGTACACGAACAtttgcccgaaccgaacacaggaacgggcgaatattcatggaagatttttccccccacgaagacgaaaaCGAAGACCTAgctggcacccaagtctagtataAAGTATATTGCATTgttctacagccttaaaagtcacaataatgcaTAGAAGAACAGCAGAAAATATATGTAACCCTGCACTTTAACCACAACCCCTGAAAACTAACTGCTGCACCACTACATAGAGAGAGGGAATGTAGAGCAAAGGAACGTTTACAAATAGGAGTTCCATTGGATAAAAGGGTTATTGAGCatttttggtaaaatattaaatataatttctagCCCAATAGCTGCACTCACCCACTGTACTCTTGCTAAAAACATTGATATTTGAGTGGTAACGTCCCCTGAACAGATATATACACTTCTGCTCACGTGAAGATTCTGAAAACCCACGCAGAGTAGCAACATATTGTTTTTCAGTACTaaaattctgttttgtttttttttgcaggtaaaACAATTTTCTATAAATCTTCTCTTCAAGAGGCAACAAACCTGAGACTACAGCTTGTGGAACTGTATAATAATTCAAGTTTCAGTAAATTATTGCCCTTTCCTGACTCCTCTCACCTTTCCATAGATCTCAAATCCATCTTTGCCGATATATCTGTTGTTCTAAAGGACACCAAAAATCAGCCCGTTGAGCAGCTCACACTGCCTGATATTCTTTCCCACTTGAGTGACATCACCATGATCGAAGGTGAAGCTGGCAGTGGGAAAACAGCTCTTCTTCGGAAGATAGCCATTCTTTGGGCCTCAGGGTCCTGCCCCATACTAAGCAGGTTTGCCCTCGTCTTTTATATTTCTGCTTCCTCCATTGAAAAAGGACAGACATTAAGCAATGCCATCTGCAAACAATTATTTGGGTCTACAACATCTCTCATGGAGTATACTGTAGGGGAAATTATAAATCATTTAGGAAACAAGGTCCTTTTCCTGGTTGATGACTATGGGATAATGGACTCTGGACTTTCTGAAGCTTTAGAGGAACTTCTGCAAAATAACCATATAAACAGAGTAAGTCTGGCAGTCACTGTGCGCACTGGTAATGGCAGAAGACTTCGGAAGTATGCAAGGATGGTACTGAGCATCCAAGAATTCCCCTTGTACAGCtcgatatatatttatagacaaCTCTTTTCCCATGATATGGAATTTCTTAAGGTCTTTTTAGTGGAACTGATATCTTCCAGTACATTTCAGGCTGCATTAAAGTCTCCTTTATTTGCAATTGCACTTTGTATTTTCTGGGTGGAAAATCCAAATGTGAAAATATCTGGCGATGCCACAATTTCTAAAGCATTTCTGACTCATACCAAGTTAAAATATCACAAAGAAACTAAAAAACTAGAAGCTGCTGTCTCATTGTGTGGAGAACTTGCCCTCATGGGCCTCTTCCAGTCTAAGTTTGAGTTCACAGAATCTGATGTTCAGACAGCAGGTGTCGATA
The DNA window shown above is from Spea bombifrons isolate aSpeBom1 chromosome 1, aSpeBom1.2.pri, whole genome shotgun sequence and carries:
- the NAIP gene encoding LOW QUALITY PROTEIN: baculoviral IAP repeat-containing protein 1 (The sequence of the model RefSeq protein was modified relative to this genomic sequence to represent the inferred CDS: deleted 2 bases in 1 codon), with amino-acid sequence MASGMPNDEEVDVMSIKEFDPVEMEKKMSFLNIDFHQCAAEQNEKHAAIRQQLGNKYNFEMRNEVRRLKSFYTFKKLSSWCPKLMAAAGFFFTGVELSVQCFCCGLVFCTASLSTPPYEDHIKHNPTCAFIRGKDVGNISKYDMRVQLPEHNQEKLGEFIEEEIRLTSFVGWPFYAKIPSDILAKAGFFFTGKKDTVQCFSCLGCLGNWEENDDPWREHAKWFPECKYLRSKKTPEEIRLYAKYYNGFSGFTGTHFTEVLGDRIFPSEARLANTNIFENEAVRLDSFKRWPENAHVEPADLAKAGFYYTGLSDTVKCFTCGICLQLFEPGDDPHKEHLKYSSGCGFLQKLMLVKHTGMKSKSQKMSMQLQFGVSETNVNDTKHGKTIFYKSSLQEATNLRLQLVELYNNSSFSKLLPFPDSSHLSIDLKSIFADISVVLKDTKNQPVEQLTLPDILSHLSDITMIEGEAGSGKTALLRKIAILWASGSCPILSRFALVFYISASSIEKGQTLSNAICKQLFGSTTSLMEYTVGEIINHLGNKVLFLVDDYGIMDSGLSEALEELLQNNHINRVSLAVTVRTGNGRRLRKYARMVLSIQEFPLYSSIYIYRQLFSHDMEFLKVFLVELISSSTFQAALKSPLFAIALCIFWVENPNVKISGDATISKAFLTHTKLKYHKETKKLEAAVSLCGELALMGLFQSKFEFTESDVQTAGVDSDCALKYGLLSKFTSQRLHPIYRFFHPSFQEFLAGKRISELLESADEVQVEHGKQYLQKINTFISAATCYHYFLKYSCMHSSKTTSLIISYLFDMLNNGDAYDCPADSKLYLQHHPDLASKGEMLSLLSSNRRGFHHSFLIHMLLDFAIEVSQESGSLPECTPIILKFISGKDLVVDLQSPNMNLCRFLKEHPEAFSLINSLTLSVSRNEHALKMDFINSETFASHWGAPVVDQDYSNAFQEWRCTSGTENYYGRKHVDISKFGFGFELRPYKISVLKVEVIDHMADWEKIIRNLMVFLPLSNHIELILKDCPGFVGWMSFCIKQYKTCFLKCSIQKVELSTDEQELITQMSSLQSLEITNTHPPEHIILHLLRFVKLKELILNISSPDCEVMSLFPDENLQNIERIVFNNMNLSNHSSRLVKLIENSRNLTSFRLSCDWCPEFGKVMAAVCQNGKIQELSLCGLFITNKEIVHLASAMPSLTNLKVLEIEGSHCVDVEPLEALVHTLPSLVHLEELKLPSGPAVREVAPSIIKQFQHLRNLRDLFLTNDVLDDSSLLELAKEAKEGNLRNLRNLNLSVNHGITQSGWRDFFLKLDNMPNLNELSIIRIYTHQFKTDPTTFIALVQCVSRLHNLNKLIMHGWLLDEKDLDMFDAMKQKHPQAKSFMLMWQWILPFRPVVKE